The Neobacillus sp. PS3-34 genome has a window encoding:
- a CDS encoding SH3 domain-containing protein, whose protein sequence is MKKSSLLLSIITAFFLVFSIVVPSFAASSATKPIASVKVLKKVTSTKNIDVHKGPGTNYGKMGTAKKGKVLEVIGTSKSSTWYKIKWSNAYGYVYAKYTKNGSSVASKPKLESSFILATTTSTQDSAC, encoded by the coding sequence ATGAAAAAGAGTTCTTTATTATTATCAATTATCACAGCATTTTTTCTAGTATTTTCAATTGTTGTACCCTCCTTTGCTGCTTCATCGGCCACTAAACCAATAGCATCTGTAAAGGTCCTAAAGAAGGTCACGTCAACGAAAAATATTGATGTGCATAAGGGTCCGGGAACAAATTATGGCAAAATGGGAACCGCAAAAAAAGGTAAAGTATTAGAAGTTATCGGCACGTCCAAAAGCAGTACATGGTACAAAATAAAGTGGAGCAATGCATATGGATATGTATACGCTAAATATACGAAGAATGGATCTTCAGTAGCTTCTAAACCGAAGCTCGAAAGCTCATTTATCCTTGCAACAACTACAAGCACACAGGACTCCGCCTGTTAG
- a CDS encoding ABC transporter permease, with amino-acid sequence MKEWLSLFTENAILEIIKLSLQVSLTAVLIGGILGILAGTILGIYQFKGKKMILTVVYTFMGVPPVLIGVIVYLFLSRQGILGSAALLFTPTAMIIAQTILVTPIVTGLTYSAISSNERKYSSSALTLGANTFQLWKVLLRESNRGIITALLSAFGRAISEVGAVMLVGGNIEGSTRVMTTAIILETRQGNFNIALALGGVLLVISFLINFFVLWRFMFKTAPFQEVIQ; translated from the coding sequence ATGAAAGAGTGGCTATCACTTTTTACAGAAAATGCAATTCTTGAAATTATCAAACTCTCATTGCAAGTATCATTGACTGCAGTATTGATTGGAGGAATTCTAGGAATTCTGGCAGGGACAATACTGGGTATTTATCAATTTAAAGGAAAAAAAATGATCCTAACTGTGGTGTATACTTTTATGGGTGTGCCTCCAGTTCTTATCGGAGTCATTGTTTATCTTTTTTTATCAAGGCAAGGGATCTTGGGATCCGCGGCACTATTATTCACACCGACAGCGATGATCATCGCCCAAACCATTCTTGTTACTCCAATTGTAACAGGACTTACATACTCTGCAATTTCTTCGAATGAAAGAAAATATTCCTCTTCTGCCCTTACCCTGGGAGCAAACACTTTTCAATTATGGAAGGTTTTATTGCGTGAATCGAACCGTGGTATCATAACCGCTTTGTTATCCGCTTTTGGCCGGGCAATCTCAGAAGTAGGTGCCGTCATGCTAGTTGGCGGAAATATTGAAGGCAGTACCAGGGTGATGACCACAGCGATAATCCTTGAAACCCGCCAAGGCAATTTTAATATTGCACTTGCTTTGGGAGGAGTATTGCTCGTGATCAGCTTTTTAATTAATTTTTTTGTGCTCTGGCGTTTTATGTTTAAAACAGCTCCGTTTCAGGAGGTAATACAATAA